From one Gossypium hirsutum isolate 1008001.06 chromosome D08, Gossypium_hirsutum_v2.1, whole genome shotgun sequence genomic stretch:
- the LOC107900678 gene encoding cyclin-dependent kinase F-4 yields MDRYKLIKEVGDGTFGRVWRAIHKQSGEIVAIKKMKKKYYSWEECVNLREVKSLQRMNHPNIVKLKEVIREHDILYFVFEYMECNLYQLMKDREKLFSEVEIRNWCFQVFQGLAYMHQRGYFHRDLKPENLLVTKDIIKIADFGLAREINSNPPYTEYVSTRWYRAPEVLLQSYLYTSIVDMWAMGAIMAELFSLRPLFPGTSEADEIYKICSVIGTPTKDSWPDGLNLARAINYQFPQFAGVHLSALIPSASNDAISLITSLCSWDPCKRPTAAEALQHPFFQGCFYVPPSLRPRIAVSRTPPSAEVRGTLEQQSVRRYSGALPNGKFTGSFSSLKTNASFSTGAQRKPEMLNQDLRKNDKPLKNYSKQPRYWPPGRRTTTISMNKDRNGRGAGGASEVAEKLGNVTIGSRRQYGGQIRAPPMKAGVQWTAESNDMFLRPTQQIPSGRTFTRKVAG; encoded by the exons ATGGACAG GTACAAGTTAATTAAGGAAGTTGGAGATGGAACATTTGGGAGGGTGTGGCGAGCTATTCATAAGCAGTCTGGGGAAATT GTTGCGAttaagaaaatgaagaagaaatattACTCGTGGGAAGAGTGTGTGAATCTGAGAGAAGTTAAG TCACTGCAGAGAATGAATCATCCAAATATCGTGAAGCTTAAGGAAGTCATCAGGGAACATGACATTTTATACTTTGTTTTTGAATACATG GAATGCAACCTTTACCAACTTATGAAAGACAGGGAAAAACTTTTTTCTGAAGTTGAAATCAGGAATTGGTGTTTCCAAGTCTTCCAAGGTCTTGCATACATGCACCAGCGTGGATATTTTCATCGCGACCTAAAGCCTg AGAATTTGTTGGTTACTAAAGATATAATCAAAATTGCTGATTTTGGTCTTGCACGTGAAATAAATTCAAATCCACCATACACGGAGTATGTCTCAACACGCTG GTATCGTGCCCCTGAAGTACTTCTTCAATCATACCTGTATACTTCAATAGTTG ATATGTGGGCAATGGGTGCAATCATGGCTGAGTTATTCTCCTTACGTCCTCTTTTTCCTGGAACTAG TGAAGCAGATGAAATCTACAAAATTTGTAGTGTAATAGGTACTCCAACTAAGGATTCATGGCCTGATGGGCTTAATCTTGCAAGGGCTATAAACTACCAATTCCCACAG TTCGCTGGTGTGCATCTGTCTGCATTGATACCATCAGCAAGCAACGATGCAATCAGCCTTATTACA TCTCTCTGTTCGTGGGATCCTTGCAAAAGGCCAACTGCTGCCGAGGCCCTTCAACATCCTTTCTTTCAG GGTTGTTTTTATGTTCCTCCATCTCTTCGTCCCAGAATAGCTGTTTCTAGAACTCCTCCTTCTG CTGAGGTTAGAGGAACATTGGAACAGCAATCTGTTAGGAGGTATTCTGGGGCTCTGCCCAATGGAAAATTCACTGGCAGTTTTTCTTCTCTGAAAACAAATGCTTCCTTCAGCACAG GTGCGCAACGCAAGCCTGAGATGCTTAATCAG GATCTGAGAAAGAATGATAAACCCTTGAAGAACTATAGCAAACAACCAAGGTATTGGCCACCAGGAAGAAGGACAACAA CAATATCAATGAACAAGGATAGAAATGGACGTGGAGCTGGTGGGGCTTCAGAGGTGGCGGAGAAGTTGGGAAATGTGACAATTGGAAGTCGGAGGCAGTATGGTGGACAAATAAGGGCACCACCTATGAAGGCTGGGGTGCAGTGGACTGCGGAATCTAATGACATGTTTCTGAGGCCAACCCAACAGATACCGTCTGGCAGAACTTTTACCAGAAAAGTAGCGGGATGA
- the LOC107900677 gene encoding protein PAM68, chloroplastic isoform X1: MAASALSSLSYCRFKLCRQLTMEPSSLTSAQPSKSSSPFPVNPQNQIRPLYLLPLHATLNSPKGFGSPPKKNKKTKKSKSSGDDNEEEEEEEEEEEEENEAEAGVIPEVVTNRMISRMGFTVGIPLLVGLLFFPFFYYLKVGLKIDVPTWVPFIVSFIFFGTALLGVSYGIVSSSWDPLREGSVLGWNEAQKNWPVFWQSIWGGGSRKK, encoded by the exons ATGGCAGCTTCGGCACTGTCGTCTTTATCCTACTGCCGTTTCAAG CTTTGCAGGCAGTTGACCATGGAACCCTCTTCATTGACATCAGCCCAACCCTCAAAATCATCTTCCCCATTCCCAGTTAACCCCCAAAACCAAATCCGACCATTGTACTTACTACCCCTACATGCCACCTTGAATAGCCCAAAAGGCTTTGGATCCCCAcccaagaaaaacaaaaagacaaAGAAATCAAAGAGTAGTGGTGATgacaatgaagaagaagaagaagaagaagaagaggaagaagaggagAATGAAGCAGAGGCAGGGGTGATACCTGAGGTGGTAACAAACAGGATGATAAGCAGAATGGGATTCACAGTTGGGATTCCATTGTTGGTAGGGTTGttgtttttcccattcttttatTATCTCAAGGTTGGATTGAAAATCGATGTACCAACGTGGGTGCCGTTTATTGTGTCCTTCATCTTCTTCGGGACAGCACTGTTAGGGGTGAGTTATGGGATTGTGTCATCTAGTTGGGATCCGTTGAGAGAAGGGTCAGTCTTGGGATGGAATGAGGCTCAGAAGAACTGGCCTGTTTTTTGGCAATCCATTTGGGGGGGTGGATCACGTAAAAAGTGA
- the LOC107900677 gene encoding protein PAM68, chloroplastic isoform X2: MEPSSLTSAQPSKSSSPFPVNPQNQIRPLYLLPLHATLNSPKGFGSPPKKNKKTKKSKSSGDDNEEEEEEEEEEEEENEAEAGVIPEVVTNRMISRMGFTVGIPLLVGLLFFPFFYYLKVGLKIDVPTWVPFIVSFIFFGTALLGVSYGIVSSSWDPLREGSVLGWNEAQKNWPVFWQSIWGGGSRKK, translated from the coding sequence ATGGAACCCTCTTCATTGACATCAGCCCAACCCTCAAAATCATCTTCCCCATTCCCAGTTAACCCCCAAAACCAAATCCGACCATTGTACTTACTACCCCTACATGCCACCTTGAATAGCCCAAAAGGCTTTGGATCCCCAcccaagaaaaacaaaaagacaaAGAAATCAAAGAGTAGTGGTGATgacaatgaagaagaagaagaagaagaagaagaggaagaagaggagAATGAAGCAGAGGCAGGGGTGATACCTGAGGTGGTAACAAACAGGATGATAAGCAGAATGGGATTCACAGTTGGGATTCCATTGTTGGTAGGGTTGttgtttttcccattcttttatTATCTCAAGGTTGGATTGAAAATCGATGTACCAACGTGGGTGCCGTTTATTGTGTCCTTCATCTTCTTCGGGACAGCACTGTTAGGGGTGAGTTATGGGATTGTGTCATCTAGTTGGGATCCGTTGAGAGAAGGGTCAGTCTTGGGATGGAATGAGGCTCAGAAGAACTGGCCTGTTTTTTGGCAATCCATTTGGGGGGGTGGATCACGTAAAAAGTGA
- the LOC107900674 gene encoding SUMO-conjugating enzyme SCE1 isoform X1, translating to MSLFGLGRNQRTFRPKKSAPSGSKGFVAKPETRVDGSVDLMVWHCVIPGKKGTDWEGGYFPLTLNFSEEYPSKPPKCKFPNGFFHPNVYPSGIVCLSILSERRGWRPSITVKQILVGIQDLLDQPNATDAAQTEGHQLYVSNPNEYRKRVQQQVLQYPQSL from the exons ATGAGTCTCTTCGGTCTGGGCAG AAATCAGCGAACATTCCGTCCAAAAAAAAGTGCACCTTCAGGAAGTAAG GGTTTTGTGGCTAAACCTGAGACAAGGGTAGATGGGAGTGTTGATTTGATGGTTTGGCATTGTGTTATCCCCGGAAAAAAAGGG ACAGATTGGGAAGGTGGGTACTTTCCACTGACACTCAACTTTAGTGAGGAGTACCCAAGCAAACCCCCTAAATGCAAGTTCCCAAATGGATTCTTCCACCCTAATGTTTATCCTTCTGGAATTGTGTGTTTGTCTATCCTCAGCGAGCGTCGT GGATGGAGACCCTCCATTACAGTGAAACAAATCCTAGTGGGGATTCAAGATTTGCTTGATCAACCCAATGCTACCGACGCTGCACAAACAGAGGGACATCAGCTTTACGTATCG AACCCAAATGAGTACCGGAAAAGAGTTCAACAACAAGTCCTGCAATATCCACAGTCTCTCTAG
- the LOC107900674 gene encoding SUMO-conjugating enzyme SCE1 isoform X3, whose translation MSLFGLGRNQRTFRPKKSAPSGSKTDWEGGYFPLTLNFSEEYPSKPPKCKFPNGFFHPNVYPSGIVCLSILSERRGWRPSITVKQILVGIQDLLDQPNATDAAQTEGHQLYVSNPNEYRKRVQQQVLQYPQSL comes from the exons ATGAGTCTCTTCGGTCTGGGCAG AAATCAGCGAACATTCCGTCCAAAAAAAAGTGCACCTTCAGGAAGTAAG ACAGATTGGGAAGGTGGGTACTTTCCACTGACACTCAACTTTAGTGAGGAGTACCCAAGCAAACCCCCTAAATGCAAGTTCCCAAATGGATTCTTCCACCCTAATGTTTATCCTTCTGGAATTGTGTGTTTGTCTATCCTCAGCGAGCGTCGT GGATGGAGACCCTCCATTACAGTGAAACAAATCCTAGTGGGGATTCAAGATTTGCTTGATCAACCCAATGCTACCGACGCTGCACAAACAGAGGGACATCAGCTTTACGTATCG AACCCAAATGAGTACCGGAAAAGAGTTCAACAACAAGTCCTGCAATATCCACAGTCTCTCTAG
- the LOC107900674 gene encoding SUMO-conjugating enzyme SCE1 isoform X2 yields MSDGIARSRLVEERKAWRKNHPHGFVAKPETRVDGSVDLMVWHCVIPGKKGTDWEGGYFPLTLNFSEEYPSKPPKCKFPNGFFHPNVYPSGIVCLSILSERRGWRPSITVKQILVGIQDLLDQPNATDAAQTEGHQLYVSNPNEYRKRVQQQVLQYPQSL; encoded by the exons ATGTCGGATGGTATTGCACGCAGTCGTCTTGTAGAGGAACGAAAAGCCTGGCGCAAAAATCATCCCCAT GGTTTTGTGGCTAAACCTGAGACAAGGGTAGATGGGAGTGTTGATTTGATGGTTTGGCATTGTGTTATCCCCGGAAAAAAAGGG ACAGATTGGGAAGGTGGGTACTTTCCACTGACACTCAACTTTAGTGAGGAGTACCCAAGCAAACCCCCTAAATGCAAGTTCCCAAATGGATTCTTCCACCCTAATGTTTATCCTTCTGGAATTGTGTGTTTGTCTATCCTCAGCGAGCGTCGT GGATGGAGACCCTCCATTACAGTGAAACAAATCCTAGTGGGGATTCAAGATTTGCTTGATCAACCCAATGCTACCGACGCTGCACAAACAGAGGGACATCAGCTTTACGTATCG AACCCAAATGAGTACCGGAAAAGAGTTCAACAACAAGTCCTGCAATATCCACAGTCTCTCTAG
- the LOC107900673 gene encoding MOB kinase activator-like 1B isoform X3: MSLFGLGRNQRTFRPKKSAPSGSKLWISSIRYEYRWADGVQIKKPIEVSAPKYVEYLMDWIESQLDDESIFPQKLGASFPPNFKEVVKTIFKRLFRVYAHIYHSHFQKIVSLKEEAHLNTCFKHFILFTCEFGLIDKKELAPLQELIDSIIVPY; this comes from the exons ATGAGTCTCTTCGGTCTGGGCAG AAATCAGCGAACATTCCGTCCAAAAAAAAGTGCACCTTCAGGAAGTAAG CTGTGGATTTCTTCAATCAG GTATGAATATAGATGGGCTGATGGTGTGCAAATCAAGAAGCCTATCGAAGTTTCTGCTCCAAAGTACGTTGAATATCTAATGGACTGGATCGAATCACAGCTTGATGATGAATCCATATTTCCTCAAAAGCTTG GCGCATCGTTTCCTCCCAATTTCAAGGAGGTGGTGAAGACAATATTCAAAAGACTCTTCCGTGTATATGCCCACATCTATCACTCTCACTTTCAGAAAATTGTGAGCCTTAAGGAGGAAGCTCATCTGAATACATGCTTCAAGCACTTCATATTGTTTACTTGT GAATTTGGGCTGATTGACAAGAAAGAGTTGGCTCCACTCCAAGAGCTCATAGATTCCATCATAGTCCcctactaa
- the LOC107900673 gene encoding MOB kinase activator-like 1B isoform X1 translates to MSLFGLGRNQRTFRPKKSAPSGSKGAQLKKHIDATLGSGNLREAVRLPPGEDLNEWLAVNSCYRLFFEAHCQSIIVGSFSAVDFFNQVNLLYGTLTEFCTPENCPTMTAGPKYEYRWADGVQIKKPIEVSAPKYVEYLMDWIESQLDDESIFPQKLGASFPPNFKEVVKTIFKRLFRVYAHIYHSHFQKIVSLKEEAHLNTCFKHFILFTCEFGLIDKKELAPLQELIDSIIVPY, encoded by the exons ATGAGTCTCTTCGGTCTGGGCAG AAATCAGCGAACATTCCGTCCAAAAAAAAGTGCACCTTCAGGAAGTAAG GGTGCACAGCTTAAAAAGCACATTGATGCCACCTTAGGCAGTGGAAACTTAAGGGAAGCAGTTAGACTACCTCCTGGGGAGGATTTAAATGAATGGCTCGCAGTCAATA GTTGCTACCGATTGTTCTTTGAAGCTCATTGCCAAAGCATAATTGTTGGATCTTTTTCAGCTGTGGATTTCTTCAATCAGGTGAATCTGCTCTATGGTACCCTCACTGAGTTTTGTACTCCTGAGAATTGCCCTACAATGACTGCAGGACCTAA GTATGAATATAGATGGGCTGATGGTGTGCAAATCAAGAAGCCTATCGAAGTTTCTGCTCCAAAGTACGTTGAATATCTAATGGACTGGATCGAATCACAGCTTGATGATGAATCCATATTTCCTCAAAAGCTTG GCGCATCGTTTCCTCCCAATTTCAAGGAGGTGGTGAAGACAATATTCAAAAGACTCTTCCGTGTATATGCCCACATCTATCACTCTCACTTTCAGAAAATTGTGAGCCTTAAGGAGGAAGCTCATCTGAATACATGCTTCAAGCACTTCATATTGTTTACTTGT GAATTTGGGCTGATTGACAAGAAAGAGTTGGCTCCACTCCAAGAGCTCATAGATTCCATCATAGTCCcctactaa
- the LOC107900673 gene encoding MOB kinase activator-like 1B isoform X2, whose amino-acid sequence MSLFGLGRNQRTFRPKKSAPSGSKGAQLKKHIDATLGSGNLREAVRLPPGEDLNEWLAVNTVDFFNQVNLLYGTLTEFCTPENCPTMTAGPKYEYRWADGVQIKKPIEVSAPKYVEYLMDWIESQLDDESIFPQKLGASFPPNFKEVVKTIFKRLFRVYAHIYHSHFQKIVSLKEEAHLNTCFKHFILFTCEFGLIDKKELAPLQELIDSIIVPY is encoded by the exons ATGAGTCTCTTCGGTCTGGGCAG AAATCAGCGAACATTCCGTCCAAAAAAAAGTGCACCTTCAGGAAGTAAG GGTGCACAGCTTAAAAAGCACATTGATGCCACCTTAGGCAGTGGAAACTTAAGGGAAGCAGTTAGACTACCTCCTGGGGAGGATTTAAATGAATGGCTCGCAGTCAATA CTGTGGATTTCTTCAATCAGGTGAATCTGCTCTATGGTACCCTCACTGAGTTTTGTACTCCTGAGAATTGCCCTACAATGACTGCAGGACCTAA GTATGAATATAGATGGGCTGATGGTGTGCAAATCAAGAAGCCTATCGAAGTTTCTGCTCCAAAGTACGTTGAATATCTAATGGACTGGATCGAATCACAGCTTGATGATGAATCCATATTTCCTCAAAAGCTTG GCGCATCGTTTCCTCCCAATTTCAAGGAGGTGGTGAAGACAATATTCAAAAGACTCTTCCGTGTATATGCCCACATCTATCACTCTCACTTTCAGAAAATTGTGAGCCTTAAGGAGGAAGCTCATCTGAATACATGCTTCAAGCACTTCATATTGTTTACTTGT GAATTTGGGCTGATTGACAAGAAAGAGTTGGCTCCACTCCAAGAGCTCATAGATTCCATCATAGTCCcctactaa
- the LOC107900673 gene encoding MOB kinase activator-like 1B isoform X4 — protein sequence MNGSQSILWISSIRYEYRWADGVQIKKPIEVSAPKYVEYLMDWIESQLDDESIFPQKLGASFPPNFKEVVKTIFKRLFRVYAHIYHSHFQKIVSLKEEAHLNTCFKHFILFTCEFGLIDKKELAPLQELIDSIIVPY from the exons ATGAATGGCTCGCAGTCAATA CTGTGGATTTCTTCAATCAG GTATGAATATAGATGGGCTGATGGTGTGCAAATCAAGAAGCCTATCGAAGTTTCTGCTCCAAAGTACGTTGAATATCTAATGGACTGGATCGAATCACAGCTTGATGATGAATCCATATTTCCTCAAAAGCTTG GCGCATCGTTTCCTCCCAATTTCAAGGAGGTGGTGAAGACAATATTCAAAAGACTCTTCCGTGTATATGCCCACATCTATCACTCTCACTTTCAGAAAATTGTGAGCCTTAAGGAGGAAGCTCATCTGAATACATGCTTCAAGCACTTCATATTGTTTACTTGT GAATTTGGGCTGATTGACAAGAAAGAGTTGGCTCCACTCCAAGAGCTCATAGATTCCATCATAGTCCcctactaa